Genomic window (Streptomyces sp. RerS4):
CGGTCTTCTTGCCGACCGTGTTGAGGAACGCCGCGCTGGTGTACGCGGTGACGTCGTCGGTCACCTCGAAGTAGCCGTACGCGGCGGAGCCGCGGGCGTGCACCACACGCTCCGGGATGCGCTCGCGGTTGAACCGGGCGAGCTTCTCCAGAAGCTGCTGGTCCTGGACCAGGAGCGGGCCACCGACGCCGGCGGTGGCGGAGTTCTGATTGTCGGCGACCGGGGCGCCGGACTCGGTCGTCAGCGTGCGCTTCGACATGGTGACCTTCCGTACGGGTAACTGCTGACGGAAGGCGTCTTCCGTCATGCGAAACAGCCTAATTTCGGCGTGAACGCAGCGTCAACAGTTTGTTGAACAAAGATGGGAGAGAGGTGATCCGGACGGTGCCGGCGCTTGGGCGCGACAGGACAGGTGTCAGCACCGGCACCATCCGGAAACTCAGGCCCCCGTGAGGGGGAGGGGCGGCCCTACGGGAGGGCCGCCGCGGGGAGGCTCGCTCAGAGCTGGGCGCCGGAGAGGCGCTCGACCGCGCGGAGCAGGGCGGAGTGGTCCAGGCCGCCGTCACCCTGGGCGCGCAGCGAGGCGACCAGCTGGGCGACGACCGCGCCGACCGGCAGGGCCGCACCGACGTTGCGGGCGGCGTCGGTGACGATGCCCATGTCCTTGTGGTGCAGGTCGATCCGGAAACCGGGCTTGAAGTCGCGGTTCAGGAAGTTGTCCTTCTTGCGGGTCAGCACCGTGGAGCCGGCCAGACCGCCGTTGAGGACGTCCAGGGCGGCGTTCAGGTCCACACCGGACTTCTCCAGGAAGACGACGGCCTCGGCGCACGCCTGGATGTTCACGGCGACGATGAGCTGGTTGGCGGCCTTCACCGTCTGGCCGGAGCCGTGCGGGCCGCAGAGCACGATGGTCTTGCCGAGGGCTTCGAGGATCGGCAGGGCCGCGTCGAAGTCGGCCTGCTCGCCACCCACCATGATCGACAGGACGGCCTCGATGGCGCCGGCCTCGCCGCCGGACACCGGGGCGTCGATGACGCGGATGCCCTTCTCGGCGGCGTTCTTCGCCAGGTCGATGGAGGTCTGCGGGGTGATCGACGACATGTCGATGATCAGCGCGCCGGACTTGGCGTTCTCCAGGATGCCCTCGGGGCCGTAGGAGATGGCCTCGACGTGCGGGGAGGCGGGCACCATCGTGATGATGACGTCGGCGTCCTTGACGGCCTCGGCGATCGAGCCGGCGGCGGTGCCACCGGCGTTCGCCAGGCGGTCCAGCTTGTCCTGCTCCAGCGTGAAGCCGGTGACCGAGTAGCCGGCCTTCAGCAGGTTCTCGGCCATGGGGGAGCCCATGATGCCGAGGCCGATCCAGGCGATGTTGGGGAGCGTGCTCATGATGAGGGTCCTTCTCTTAATGCTTCGTACGAAAAGTGCGAGGGGTGCCTGGCTGATCGCCCGGACTTTGTCGGCCTAGCGGGCCGCGCGGGCCTCGACCGGGAGGAAGTCGAAGGACGCGGCGGCGTCCTGCGCCTTGTATTCGAGGCCTACGTAGCCCTCGTATCCGGCCTTCTTGAGCTGGTCGAGCAGCGCTTCGAGGGGCAGCTCGCCGGTGCCGGGGGCACCGCGTCCGGGCTTGTCCGCGATCTGGACGTGGCCGGTCTTGGCGGCGTACTTTTCGATGACCTCGGAGAGGTCCTCATCGTTCATCGCCAGGTGGTACAGGTCGAGCAGGAACTTGGCGTTCCCGAGGCCGGTGGCCTCGTTGACCTTGTCCACCACCTCGATGGCGGCCGGGGCGCTCACCAGCGGGTAGAGCGGCGACTCGGGCTTGTTGAGGGTCTCGATCAGGAGGATCGCACCCACCCGGTCGGCGGCCTGCGCGGCCACGACCAGGTTCTTCAGGGCGAGCTCGTCCTGGACGGCCGGGTCCACGCCTTCGACGCGGTTGCCGTAGAGGGCGTTCAGCGCCTTGCAGCCGACCGAGGCGGCGAAGTCGGCCGCCACGTTGATGTTGGCGTTGAAGCGGTCCGACTCCTCACCGGGGACCGATACCGCGCCGCGGTCCGGGCCCGGCAGTTGGCCGGCGTAGAAGTTCAGGCCCACCAGCTGGGTGCCGGCGTCCTCAAGAGCCTTCTTGAGGGCGTCGAGTTCCTCCTGGGCGGGGGTGGGGGTCTCGATCCAGGGCCACCACAGCTCGACCGCGGTGAAGCCCGCCGCGGCGGCGGCCGCGGGGCGCTCCAGGAGCGGGAGTTCCGTGAAGAGGATCGACAGGTTCACATCGAAGCGCTGGTCCGTGTATCCCATGAGGGGTGTGCGCTCCTTCCGTATTGCGGAAGTTATTTTCTGCTTGATGGAAGGTTGCAAGCCGAGTGTCGCACTTGTCAAGTGCGGACCCTCGAAAAATCGTGACCGCGCAGTAGGTTGACCGCGTGCGATTGAGAGTGGAGTTCACGACCGAGCCCTTCGACCTCGAAGAGGCCCCCGCCCATGCCCTGGCCGCCCGCGAGGTCATGCAGAGGGCGCGGCTGGACGCGGTGGACGTCGGCCCGTTCGGCAACACCGCCGAGGGCGGATCCGACGAGGTGCTGTCCGCGGTGGCCGCGCTGCTGCGCGACGCGCTGGATGCCGGGGCGACGCGCGTCTCGCTCCAGGTCAACGTGATCCGGGAGGAGACCCCGTGACCGAACCCCGCGACCACCCCTTCGTCGCCGCGGTCAAGCCGCTGGTGGACGCGATGGGCGGCGAGCTGATGGACCCCGCCCTGGCGCAGCCCGACGACGTCGTGCTGACATGGGAGGGTCGGGACCTGCTGGCGGTGCGCCTGCCCCAGCTCTCCGAATCCCTGGACCACATCCTGGCGGCGCTGGAGCGCCGGCACGGCATGCCACTGGCGCGGCTCGACCGGAAGTCCAAGCAGGACGTGGTGCGGATACTGGAGGCGCGGGGCGCCTTCTCCGTGCGGCACGGCGTGGAAACGGTCGCGGGGGCCCTGGGGGTCAGCCGCTTCACGGTCTACAACTACTTGAACAGGGAGTCCGGCGCCCAAGGCAAGCCGAACAAAAACAGCCAGGAGTGAAGGGCGCTTCACTTGGTGTGACGAAGCCGCCGCCCAATTCATCCGGGCGGCGGCTTTTGTGTACGGGAAGTTTCAACAAAGTGTTGACGCCGTGTTGTCGAGGGCGTTAGCTATGCGCAGCCCGTCAAGCAACAACAGGCCACGGAGGCCTACCGTGACTTCGAGTCCGACCCCGGGTCTCACCCGGTTCAACGCCTTGGACGCCGACGCGGCCACCGCCGAGCTCCACGAGGTGTGTGCCAGCTCGGCATGGGGCAGCAAGATGCTCGCGCAGCGCCCCTTCGCCACCGCCGATGCCCTGTACGCCGCGAACGAGTCCGCCATGGCGGAGCTCACCGCGGAGGACCTGGGCGAGGCGATGGGCGGCCACGCGCCGATCGGCCGGCCGAAGCCGGGAGACCCGACCTCCGCCCGCGAGCAGCGTGGCATGGCCGGCGCCTCGGAGGAGCTCAAGAACGAGCTCCTCGAACTGAACCTGGCGTACCAGGAGAAGTTCGGCCACGTCTTCCTCATCTGTGCCACCGGTGCGACCGGTGAGTTCATGCGGGACGCGGTCAAGGTCCGGATCGACAACTCGCCGGAGCGGGAGCGAGAGATCGCCCGCGGTGAGCTCGTCAAGATCAACAAGATCCGTCTGACCCGTCTCGTCGAACTCGCAGAAGAAGGAGAGTGAGCATGAGCACCGCGACCACCGCTTCCGTGTCCACCCACATCCTGGACACCAGCATCGGCAAGCCCGCCGAGGGCGTCGCCATCTCCCTGTCGGCCCGCGCGGGTCTCGACGGCGAATGGGCGGCCCTGGGCGGCAGCGCCACCGACGCCGACGGGCGTTGCAAGGACCTGCCGGCGCTGCCGGAGGGCACCACCCACGTGCGTCTCGACTTCGAGACCGAGACGTACTTCGAAAAGAAGCAAGCCGAGGCGCAGCAGGACGCCCCCCGCGTAAGGGACAGCGGTGCG
Coding sequences:
- a CDS encoding TIM barrel protein, translated to MGYTDQRFDVNLSILFTELPLLERPAAAAAAGFTAVELWWPWIETPTPAQEELDALKKALEDAGTQLVGLNFYAGQLPGPDRGAVSVPGEESDRFNANINVAADFAASVGCKALNALYGNRVEGVDPAVQDELALKNLVVAAQAADRVGAILLIETLNKPESPLYPLVSAPAAIEVVDKVNEATGLGNAKFLLDLYHLAMNDEDLSEVIEKYAAKTGHVQIADKPGRGAPGTGELPLEALLDQLKKAGYEGYVGLEYKAQDAAASFDFLPVEARAAR
- a CDS encoding 2-hydroxy-3-oxopropionate reductase, whose amino-acid sequence is MSTLPNIAWIGLGIMGSPMAENLLKAGYSVTGFTLEQDKLDRLANAGGTAAGSIAEAVKDADVIITMVPASPHVEAISYGPEGILENAKSGALIIDMSSITPQTSIDLAKNAAEKGIRVIDAPVSGGEAGAIEAVLSIMVGGEQADFDAALPILEALGKTIVLCGPHGSGQTVKAANQLIVAVNIQACAEAVVFLEKSGVDLNAALDVLNGGLAGSTVLTRKKDNFLNRDFKPGFRIDLHHKDMGIVTDAARNVGAALPVGAVVAQLVASLRAQGDGGLDHSALLRAVERLSGAQL
- the uraH gene encoding hydroxyisourate hydrolase produces the protein MSTATTASVSTHILDTSIGKPAEGVAISLSARAGLDGEWAALGGSATDADGRCKDLPALPEGTTHVRLDFETETYFEKKQAEAQQDAPRVRDSGAFFPEVTITFAVNPGEHYHVPLLLNPFGYSVYRGS
- a CDS encoding helix-turn-helix domain-containing protein, with protein sequence MTEPRDHPFVAAVKPLVDAMGGELMDPALAQPDDVVLTWEGRDLLAVRLPQLSESLDHILAALERRHGMPLARLDRKSKQDVVRILEARGAFSVRHGVETVAGALGVSRFTVYNYLNRESGAQGKPNKNSQE
- the uraD gene encoding 2-oxo-4-hydroxy-4-carboxy-5-ureidoimidazoline decarboxylase produces the protein MTSSPTPGLTRFNALDADAATAELHEVCASSAWGSKMLAQRPFATADALYAANESAMAELTAEDLGEAMGGHAPIGRPKPGDPTSAREQRGMAGASEELKNELLELNLAYQEKFGHVFLICATGATGEFMRDAVKVRIDNSPEREREIARGELVKINKIRLTRLVELAEEGE